Proteins from one Mucilaginibacter jinjuensis genomic window:
- the ppk1 gene encoding polyphosphate kinase 1, with product MEPHRYFNRDLSWLGFNQRVMEEAANEQVPLLERIKFLSIFSSNLDEFYRVRMPVLRALKKIGEKDDTDIDGDIQADILHQAINAINAQQGRFGEILTQQLLPAFKAQHIHLLYNEAFPDSIKPKTTEYFLAEVLAFLQPVFLDDKTDFFPENNKLYFIVQLKNNDGAEQVALLNIPSDELPRFLSIKTDGTQFIAFLDDIVRNNLEKVFPDSTIEGCYTFKVTRDAELDLTDDYSGSLSEQIEKQLSKRDFGLATRFLHQAGIPLRILQFVKQQLNLLNATNIEGGAYHNLKDFFGLPVGGPGMSYESWPAINSDEIKANETLIAQIAKKDFVVHTPYQNYDTILRFFNEAAVNPNVKEIYITLYRVASNSRIVHALISAAKNGKKVHVMVELKARFDEANNLKWAKVMKDAGVKITYSVTALKVHAKVGLVKMEQDGRMVYSGLMATGNFNESTAKFYTDHILFTSNPDLLSEVELLFMFLAKREKPSKSTPINFKHLLVAQFNLQTKFIELIDREIEFAKQGLPAALTLKMNNLEEQVLISKLYEASQAGVRVSLIIRSICCLIPGVKGMSENITIKRIVDRYLEHGRIFIFNNDGNKEVFMGSADWMNRNIYHRIEVCFPVYDETIKQSMINILDLQVNDNVNAVMLDQNLHNIPIKAKEPIIRSQEAIYKLLAG from the coding sequence ATGGAACCACATCGTTACTTTAACCGCGACTTGAGCTGGCTTGGCTTTAACCAGCGCGTGATGGAGGAGGCCGCCAATGAGCAGGTGCCTTTGCTGGAGAGAATTAAATTCCTGAGTATTTTTTCATCCAACCTTGATGAGTTTTACCGGGTGCGCATGCCGGTGTTAAGAGCTTTAAAAAAGATTGGCGAGAAAGATGATACGGATATCGACGGCGACATACAGGCCGATATTTTGCACCAGGCTATTAATGCCATTAATGCACAACAAGGCCGTTTTGGTGAGATCTTAACGCAACAGTTATTGCCTGCTTTTAAGGCGCAGCATATCCATTTGCTGTATAACGAGGCTTTCCCCGATTCTATCAAACCCAAAACAACCGAATACTTTTTGGCAGAGGTATTGGCCTTTTTGCAACCGGTATTTTTGGATGATAAGACAGATTTTTTCCCCGAAAATAATAAGCTGTATTTTATTGTACAGCTAAAAAATAATGACGGAGCAGAGCAAGTTGCACTGCTCAATATCCCTTCGGATGAGTTACCGAGGTTTTTATCCATAAAAACCGATGGCACTCAATTCATTGCCTTTTTGGATGATATTGTAAGAAATAATCTGGAGAAGGTTTTTCCTGATTCAACCATTGAAGGCTGCTATACCTTTAAAGTAACCCGCGATGCAGAGCTGGATCTGACGGATGATTACTCGGGCAGCCTCTCGGAGCAAATTGAAAAGCAATTAAGCAAACGCGATTTTGGTTTAGCGACCCGCTTTTTGCACCAGGCGGGCATCCCGCTGCGTATTTTGCAGTTTGTAAAGCAGCAGCTTAATTTATTAAACGCTACAAATATTGAGGGCGGCGCTTACCATAATCTGAAAGACTTTTTCGGGCTGCCGGTTGGTGGTCCGGGTATGTCGTATGAATCCTGGCCGGCTATTAATTCAGACGAGATTAAAGCTAATGAAACCCTGATAGCGCAAATTGCCAAAAAGGATTTTGTGGTGCATACGCCTTACCAGAATTACGATACCATTCTGCGGTTTTTTAATGAGGCTGCGGTTAATCCTAATGTTAAGGAAATTTACATTACCCTTTACCGGGTGGCCAGTAACTCGCGCATTGTGCATGCCTTAATCAGCGCAGCTAAAAACGGCAAAAAGGTACATGTAATGGTGGAACTTAAAGCCCGTTTTGATGAAGCCAACAACCTGAAATGGGCCAAGGTAATGAAAGATGCCGGGGTAAAGATCACTTACAGTGTTACTGCCCTAAAGGTACATGCCAAAGTAGGCCTGGTTAAAATGGAGCAGGATGGCCGCATGGTTTACTCAGGCTTAATGGCTACGGGTAATTTTAACGAAAGCACTGCCAAATTTTACACCGACCATATCCTGTTTACCAGTAACCCAGACTTGTTAAGCGAGGTAGAACTGTTGTTTATGTTTTTGGCCAAACGCGAAAAGCCATCTAAATCAACCCCAATAAATTTTAAACACTTACTGGTAGCCCAGTTTAACCTGCAAACCAAATTTATTGAACTGATTGATCGCGAAATTGAATTTGCCAAACAAGGCTTACCGGCAGCGCTTACCTTGAAAATGAATAACCTCGAAGAGCAGGTGCTCATCAGCAAACTTTACGAAGCATCGCAGGCAGGGGTAAGGGTATCATTGATCATCCGCAGTATTTGCTGCTTAATTCCCGGTGTTAAGGGCATGAGCGAAAATATTACCATTAAACGTATTGTAGACCGTTACCTGGAACATGGCCGCATCTTCATATTCAACAATGACGGTAACAAAGAAGTATTTATGGGATCAGCCGATTGGATGAACCGTAATATTTATCACCGTATAGAAGTTTGTTTCCCGGTTTACGATGAAACCATTAAACAATCTATGATCAACATCCTTGATCTGCAGGTGAATGATAATGTAAACGCTGTAATGCTCGATCAAAATCTTCATAACATCCCAATAAAAGCAAAAGAACCAATTATTCGTTCGCAGGAAGCTATTTATAAATTGCTGGCGGGGTAA
- a CDS encoding Pycsar system effector family protein, with product MNYQQLLDQVCDYVLNYFKTHNTDNFIYHNKKHTEDVARAVTQIANHYQLNDRDFFCVSAAAWFHDLGYMVSILNHEEHSIAIARAFLIEHAADAEDIKTIETCIQATKMPQAPVSLLDKIICDADLFHLGTDDFAKKDQQLLEEYNILNHADLSKLVWRQKSIKFLEAHQYHTDYCRLLLDSQKQKNLDELKEKVANAVIKLEDKPEKKKEEKAAQDIDASFPVPEITSIKKKDKKEKPEKGIETMFRISSSNHQRLSDMADNKAHIMITVNSIILSAIISLLLRRLSEYGYLIVPTIILLTVSLLAMTFSILSTRPSIPPGTFTKADVDDKTVNLLFFGNFYKMPLEDYKYGMEKVMEDKDFLYGSLIKDVYTQGVVLGKKYRLLRIAYNIFMFGLIIAVFAFVIASAFYGNKAA from the coding sequence ATGAATTATCAGCAGCTATTAGATCAGGTTTGCGATTATGTGTTAAACTATTTTAAAACGCATAATACCGACAACTTTATATATCATAATAAAAAACATACAGAAGATGTTGCCCGTGCCGTTACCCAGATAGCTAACCACTACCAGTTAAACGACCGCGACTTTTTTTGCGTTTCGGCCGCTGCATGGTTTCATGATCTGGGTTATATGGTTAGTATCCTTAACCACGAAGAGCACAGCATAGCCATTGCCCGTGCTTTTTTAATAGAACACGCTGCCGATGCCGAAGATATTAAAACGATAGAGACTTGTATCCAGGCTACCAAAATGCCCCAGGCCCCGGTAAGCTTGTTAGATAAAATTATTTGCGATGCCGATCTGTTCCACCTTGGTACGGATGATTTCGCCAAAAAGGACCAGCAATTGCTGGAAGAATACAATATATTGAACCATGCAGATTTGAGTAAGCTGGTATGGCGGCAAAAAAGCATCAAATTTTTAGAGGCACACCAATACCATACAGATTATTGCCGATTGTTACTCGATTCGCAGAAACAAAAGAATTTGGACGAGTTAAAAGAAAAAGTAGCTAACGCCGTGATTAAGTTAGAAGACAAACCCGAAAAAAAGAAAGAAGAGAAAGCGGCCCAGGATATAGACGCATCGTTCCCGGTTCCGGAAATTACATCCATCAAAAAGAAGGACAAAAAAGAGAAGCCCGAGAAAGGTATTGAAACCATGTTCAGGATCAGCTCGAGCAACCACCAACGTTTGAGCGATATGGCCGATAATAAAGCGCATATCATGATCACGGTAAACTCTATTATACTATCAGCCATTATTAGTTTACTGTTGCGCCGTTTGAGCGAGTATGGCTACCTCATTGTACCAACCATTATTTTACTTACGGTGAGTTTGCTGGCCATGACGTTCTCCATCCTGTCAACCCGCCCATCTATTCCGCCGGGCACGTTTACCAAGGCCGATGTTGATGATAAAACGGTGAACCTGCTTTTCTTCGGTAACTTTTATAAAATGCCTTTAGAAGACTACAAATACGGCATGGAGAAGGTGATGGAGGATAAAGATTTTCTGTACGGTAGCTTAATTAAAGACGTTTATACCCAGGGCGTTGTGCTAGGGAAAAAATACCGGCTACTGCGGATTGCTTACAATATTTTTATGTTCGGATTGATTATTGCTGTTTTTGCATTTGTTATAGCTTCTGCATTTTATGGTAACAAAGCAGCATAA
- a CDS encoding phosphatase PAP2 family protein, whose translation MSISPKSLLINLFFITNILLLCCTKVSAQSGVQQFDNSVMVDLAKSRTPEQTEVMLAITHSIHYVDVGVPAGLLVGGIISNNKEMRQNSFYVASSTAVSYAFTLLIKHFVKRPRPFVKNIEFVPVYRAGSTSFPSGHASTAFSTATALSIAYPKWYVIAPSFLWAGTISYSRMYLGVHYPTDVATGAVLGAGTAAAFSFMKR comes from the coding sequence ATGAGTATATCACCGAAGAGCCTTTTAATCAATTTATTCTTCATAACCAATATACTGTTACTTTGTTGTACTAAAGTATCTGCCCAATCCGGCGTCCAACAGTTCGACAATAGTGTTATGGTCGATCTGGCCAAAAGCCGCACGCCCGAACAAACCGAAGTAATGCTGGCCATCACCCACTCCATCCATTATGTTGATGTGGGGGTACCGGCAGGTCTGTTGGTTGGCGGCATCATCAGCAATAATAAAGAGATGCGCCAAAACTCATTTTATGTGGCCAGTAGCACCGCAGTAAGTTATGCATTTACGCTTCTTATTAAACACTTTGTTAAACGGCCACGCCCCTTTGTTAAAAACATCGAGTTTGTACCTGTATATCGGGCTGGCAGTACTTCATTTCCATCGGGGCATGCTTCAACTGCTTTCTCCACGGCCACTGCCCTATCTATCGCTTATCCTAAATGGTACGTAATTGCACCATCGTTTTTATGGGCCGGTACCATCAGTTATTCGCGCATGTATTTAGGCGTTCACTACCCTACCGATGTTGCAACAGGCGCCGTATTAGGCGCAGGTACAGCAGCTGCTTTTTCGTTTATGAAAAGGTAG
- a CDS encoding GAF domain-containing protein has protein sequence MILPQFQDNPFLIKLSFHKIVESLEEIAASDGSFHARKADMLLKKVAPHPELRDGITEAAQVEANKDLIHHLLDELFPPMLSLNEIKAVSIPFSGMLFNYTQRFQNILKAAGPDFEINIRDFDYHQFYVMSCCIILNQHYGTNLDFSKPLFYDIPTADGILRHYRILYNADFLEITPTERSVKLTDEDITRLMDNYDDLDLWKEKFPPFSWDLKGFAIMTLYDATTENALSILKGTLLGSATEPDLHKNLQSIFRSIFNIPDMRIGFTAYEREEAKFTHTGLINKLPSYILPDEFERDCREILRNDSYEMLIDEHRYLVVSDVCKLLKEVPESNLLKHFQDQDIKSFILAPVVKNGNLLGLMEAVSCRVNDFNSVRAKKLDIVMPFIVDTIDRKINELQNEIQAVIQNNYTTLHPSVNWKFKREAKNYILSRNSGIDYTLKEIRFKEVYPLYGQIDIKDSSVTRNISVKNDLTTQLKNVLTILEDLSRENLANIDGQLFFDLKDFIEDINISIKADTEQQVQSYLQANVHPIFEQAAQFSPAIKAAIDNCHTNTDPLNGKFHSSRRDYDNTLLLINDKLATILDKRQIEIQHYFPHYFERFKTDGVEHNLYIGNSITPGKGFDETHLQHLRLWQLQVLCEMAIEEYYLKDKLPYPLGVTGLLLVFSTPISIRFRMDEKHFDVDGTYNARYEVIKKRIDKAHVKDSIERITQQGKIVIVYSKHEEAEEYKKYIAMLQAKRILAETIEEFEIEDLQAVSGLKALRVTVLYEHAPCADNAYCYDDLYELLNEVKA, from the coding sequence ATGATACTTCCGCAGTTTCAGGATAACCCGTTTCTGATTAAGCTTTCATTTCATAAAATAGTTGAAAGCCTGGAAGAGATTGCGGCAAGCGACGGCAGTTTCCATGCCCGCAAGGCAGATATGCTGTTAAAAAAAGTAGCCCCGCACCCCGAACTGAGAGACGGCATTACAGAGGCGGCCCAAGTAGAAGCTAATAAAGACCTGATTCATCATTTACTGGATGAATTATTTCCGCCGATGTTATCTCTTAATGAGATCAAGGCCGTTAGCATCCCATTCTCGGGGATGTTGTTTAATTATACCCAACGCTTCCAAAATATATTGAAGGCAGCCGGACCAGATTTCGAGATCAATATCCGCGATTTTGATTATCACCAGTTTTATGTGATGAGCTGCTGTATTATTTTGAACCAGCATTACGGCACCAACCTCGATTTTAGCAAACCGCTATTTTACGATATACCCACAGCAGATGGCATTTTAAGGCATTATCGCATTTTATATAATGCCGATTTTCTGGAGATTACGCCGACTGAAAGATCTGTTAAATTAACGGATGAAGACATAACCCGGCTCATGGATAACTATGATGACCTGGATTTATGGAAGGAAAAATTCCCGCCGTTTAGCTGGGATCTGAAGGGCTTTGCCATCATGACTTTGTATGATGCCACAACAGAAAACGCGCTTTCTATTTTAAAAGGTACATTGTTGGGTAGTGCAACTGAGCCCGATCTGCATAAAAACCTGCAATCTATCTTCCGCTCTATTTTTAACATCCCCGATATGCGTATCGGCTTTACTGCTTACGAGCGTGAAGAAGCTAAGTTTACACATACCGGCTTAATTAATAAGCTGCCTAGCTATATTTTACCAGATGAGTTTGAGCGTGATTGCCGCGAAATTTTACGCAACGATTCGTACGAAATGCTGATTGATGAGCACAGATACCTCGTTGTATCTGATGTTTGTAAATTACTGAAAGAGGTACCCGAAAGTAATTTGCTAAAGCATTTTCAGGATCAGGATATTAAAAGCTTTATATTGGCGCCAGTTGTTAAAAATGGCAATTTATTGGGCTTAATGGAAGCCGTTTCGTGCCGGGTAAATGACTTTAATAGTGTGCGTGCAAAGAAACTGGATATTGTAATGCCTTTTATCGTAGATACGATAGACCGCAAGATCAATGAGCTACAAAACGAGATCCAGGCTGTTATCCAAAACAATTACACCACCCTGCACCCCAGCGTAAACTGGAAATTTAAGCGGGAAGCCAAAAACTATATCCTCAGCAGAAATTCGGGAATTGATTATACGCTTAAAGAAATCAGGTTTAAAGAGGTGTATCCTTTGTATGGGCAGATTGATATTAAAGACTCATCTGTTACCCGTAACATCAGCGTTAAAAACGATTTGACCACCCAGTTAAAAAACGTGTTAACCATACTGGAAGATTTGAGCCGTGAGAATCTGGCTAACATCGACGGCCAATTATTCTTCGACCTGAAGGATTTTATCGAGGATATTAACATCAGTATTAAGGCAGATACAGAACAGCAGGTACAAAGCTATTTACAAGCGAACGTTCATCCAATTTTCGAACAGGCTGCTCAATTTAGTCCTGCTATTAAAGCTGCTATTGATAACTGCCATACTAATACAGATCCGCTCAACGGCAAGTTTCACAGTAGCCGCCGCGATTATGATAATACGCTATTATTAATTAATGATAAGCTGGCTACTATACTGGATAAGCGGCAAATTGAAATTCAACATTACTTCCCGCACTATTTCGAACGGTTTAAAACAGATGGTGTAGAACATAACCTGTACATCGGCAACTCTATAACCCCAGGCAAAGGCTTTGATGAAACACACCTGCAACACCTGCGCTTATGGCAATTACAGGTACTTTGCGAAATGGCTATTGAAGAATATTATCTTAAAGATAAACTGCCATACCCATTGGGTGTAACCGGTTTGCTGTTGGTATTCAGCACCCCTATTTCTATCAGGTTCAGGATGGATGAAAAGCACTTTGATGTGGATGGAACCTATAATGCCCGCTATGAAGTAATTAAAAAACGGATAGATAAAGCGCACGTTAAAGACTCGATAGAACGGATTACCCAGCAAGGCAAAATTGTAATTGTATACTCCAAACACGAAGAAGCCGAGGAGTACAAAAAATATATTGCCATGCTGCAGGCCAAACGCATACTGGCCGAAACTATTGAGGAGTTTGAAATTGAAGATTTACAGGCCGTATCGGGCTTAAAAGCATTAAGGGTTACCGTACTATACGAGCACGCTCCTTGTGCCGATAATGCTTATTGTTACGACGACCTTTATGAACTGCTGAACGAGGTAAAGGCTTAA
- a CDS encoding BamA/TamA family outer membrane protein: MHLNNIRLRKLYISIILTGTFCTAFGQSHIIGDSIKVAIKPGYDSVSKSQRFFFGENYRSLWATPVKMKVFRLENEKGGLKILQKGGGMQTKSLRLQDSTGQEWVIRTIQKYPDAVLPPTLRPTVAAAIIQDQISAEHPFAALTVPTMATALGVPHANPQVVYVPDDPALGQFRKDFANQVFLFEEREPGDEKTDNTPKAQKKLKDDNDNRVDQKLVLRARLLDMLLGDWDRHEDQWRWERNKDDDGNITYRPVPRDRDQVYNSANGLFPWLVSRHLLMAKFQDYRDHIRSINRWNLNARYFDRYFLNGLDEKDWREQIAYVQSKLTDEVITRAIKQMPDTIYKLSGPKLIKNLIARRSILDKQAIKYYKFISTVVEIPASDKREKFEITNQPDGQLNVTIHKYKDEKEGKITYQRTFDPKVTDEIRLYGFDGKDLFAVHGEHSSSIKVRMIGGDDEDTFAIDSNVHDKGNLYVYDRSDEKNNLPKSSQAHIRTSKDTSVNQYNSKSFKYNFLQPLILGSYNKDYGVQFIGDFIYEKQGFRKDPYAFKQSLIVNYGFGTNSLMLNYNGEFKQVTGKSDLIVNVLSKGPNYTSNFFGVGNNSQFIDEGDKKIHYYRGVYDYLAADVRLRHTYGKWTVSGGLLGMLYNGSEDKNDDRFLYTYNQQHPDEQVFGTHAYAGLVGTVAVDTRDKVSDPHKGIYWLTTINDMQGVNNGEHNYSQVQTEFSFYLNPDKDSTFVIANRIGGGTTFGNAEYFQQLKLGGSQNLRGFYLWRFTGKTMVFNNFELRLKLFYIKSYVLPGTIGIVGFNDVGRVWSPGESSDVWHDGYGGGIWFSPARLVMIQAVVGASKEGTYPYISAGFRF, encoded by the coding sequence ATGCATTTGAATAATATACGTTTACGTAAACTCTACATATCCATTATTTTAACCGGGACTTTTTGCACGGCCTTTGGGCAGTCGCATATAATTGGTGATAGCATAAAAGTTGCCATAAAACCTGGTTATGATAGTGTGAGCAAATCTCAGCGTTTCTTTTTTGGCGAAAACTACCGCAGCCTATGGGCTACGCCGGTTAAGATGAAAGTTTTTAGGCTGGAGAACGAAAAAGGCGGCCTGAAGATTTTGCAAAAAGGCGGGGGGATGCAAACCAAATCCCTGCGGCTGCAAGATTCGACCGGGCAGGAGTGGGTGATCCGTACTATTCAGAAATATCCTGATGCGGTGCTTCCACCAACACTGCGTCCTACTGTAGCAGCGGCCATTATACAGGATCAGATCTCGGCCGAACACCCGTTTGCGGCATTAACAGTACCAACAATGGCTACAGCACTGGGTGTGCCACACGCCAATCCGCAGGTAGTTTATGTGCCTGATGATCCGGCTCTTGGGCAGTTTCGAAAAGATTTTGCCAACCAGGTTTTCTTGTTTGAAGAGCGTGAACCGGGCGATGAGAAAACCGATAATACACCCAAAGCACAAAAGAAATTAAAAGACGATAATGATAACCGGGTAGACCAGAAACTGGTACTGCGTGCCCGTTTGCTGGATATGTTGCTGGGCGATTGGGACCGCCACGAAGACCAATGGCGCTGGGAGCGCAACAAGGATGATGACGGCAACATTACCTACAGACCTGTACCCCGCGACCGCGACCAGGTTTATAACAGCGCGAACGGTTTATTCCCATGGCTGGTATCACGTCATTTGTTGATGGCTAAATTTCAGGATTACCGCGACCATATCCGCTCTATCAATCGCTGGAATTTGAATGCGCGGTATTTCGACCGGTACTTTTTGAATGGACTGGATGAGAAAGACTGGCGCGAGCAAATTGCTTATGTGCAAAGCAAACTCACCGATGAGGTAATTACCAGGGCCATTAAGCAAATGCCCGATACCATTTATAAACTGAGCGGGCCAAAGTTGATTAAAAACTTAATTGCCCGCCGGAGTATTTTGGATAAACAGGCTATTAAATATTACAAGTTTATCTCTACCGTGGTTGAAATCCCTGCATCTGATAAGCGGGAGAAGTTTGAGATTACCAACCAACCCGATGGGCAGTTAAATGTAACCATTCATAAATATAAGGACGAGAAGGAAGGTAAGATCACCTACCAGCGAACCTTCGATCCAAAGGTTACAGACGAGATCAGGCTGTATGGCTTTGATGGTAAGGATTTGTTTGCCGTGCATGGTGAGCACTCCTCATCAATAAAAGTGCGGATGATAGGTGGTGATGATGAGGATACTTTTGCCATTGATAGTAATGTACATGATAAGGGAAACTTGTATGTGTATGACAGGTCGGACGAGAAGAATAACCTGCCTAAATCGTCACAGGCACACATCCGTACTTCAAAAGATACGTCGGTTAATCAATACAACAGTAAAAGCTTTAAATACAATTTCCTGCAACCATTGATACTGGGCAGTTATAATAAAGATTACGGCGTACAATTTATCGGCGATTTCATTTACGAGAAACAGGGCTTCCGTAAAGATCCTTACGCGTTTAAACAAAGCCTGATCGTTAATTATGGTTTCGGCACCAACTCACTGATGCTGAATTATAATGGCGAGTTTAAACAGGTAACCGGTAAATCTGATCTGATTGTAAACGTACTCTCTAAAGGCCCTAACTATACCAGTAACTTTTTTGGGGTAGGTAATAACAGCCAGTTTATAGATGAAGGCGACAAAAAGATCCACTATTATCGTGGCGTGTACGATTATCTGGCAGCCGATGTAAGGTTAAGGCATACCTACGGCAAGTGGACAGTGAGCGGGGGCTTACTGGGCATGCTATATAATGGTTCAGAAGACAAAAACGATGATCGGTTCCTGTATACCTATAACCAGCAACATCCTGATGAGCAGGTTTTCGGTACGCATGCCTATGCCGGTTTGGTGGGTACGGTTGCTGTTGATACAAGAGATAAAGTATCTGATCCCCATAAGGGAATCTACTGGCTCACCACAATAAACGATATGCAGGGGGTGAATAATGGCGAGCATAATTATAGCCAGGTTCAAACCGAGTTTAGCTTTTATCTAAACCCCGATAAGGATTCGACTTTTGTTATTGCTAACCGTATAGGCGGAGGTACCACATTTGGTAATGCCGAGTATTTTCAACAATTAAAACTGGGTGGAAGCCAGAACCTGCGTGGGTTTTACCTGTGGCGTTTTACGGGCAAAACAATGGTTTTTAATAATTTCGAACTGCGGTTAAAACTGTTCTACATTAAATCTTACGTATTGCCGGGGACCATTGGTATAGTTGGGTTTAATGATGTAGGCCGTGTATGGTCGCCGGGCGAATCATCGGATGTATGGCACGATGGTTATGGCGGCGGTATCTGGTTTAGCCCCGCAAGACTGGTAATGATCCAGGCAGTTGTTGGTGCTTCTAAAGAAGGTACTTACCCTTATATCTCGGCCGGGTTCAGATTTTAA